The following coding sequences are from one Gossypium raimondii isolate GPD5lz chromosome 4, ASM2569854v1, whole genome shotgun sequence window:
- the LOC105767716 gene encoding DEAD-box ATP-dependent RNA helicase 38 produces the protein MAETASNSAPSTTTTAEAPAPQETKKTTEAPVRWADLEDEASEEPSALSEDKGAPELGVENLKIDESKKINKFLDEPEDSNIKAVTAGETPYTSAFTFEELNLSPELLKGLYVEMKFEKPSKIQAISLPMILTPPHLDLIAQAHNGSGKTTCFTLGMLSRVDPNLKAPQALCICPTRELAIQNLEVLRKMGKHTGITSECAIPMDSSNYIPINKRAPVIAQVVIGTPGTIKKWMSAKKLGVSNVKILVFDEADHMLAEDGFKDDSLRIMRDIEKMSSHCQVLLFSATFSDTVKNFVSKIVKRDHNQLFVKKEELSLESVKQYKVNVPDELSKVLVIKDRILEFGERLGQTIIFVRTRNSASMLHKALVEFGYDVTTIQGALNQAERDKIVKEFKDGLTQVLISTDLLARGFDQQQVNLVINYDLPVKHDNRVEPDCEVYLHRIGRAGRFGRKGAVFNLLCGDMDQMIISKIENHFDSKIAEVPDWRNEEDFKAALRSAGLL, from the exons ATGGCTGAAACCGCCTCTAACTCCGCCCCTTCCACCACTACCACCGCCGAGGCGCCAGCGCCTCAAGAAACCAAAAAGACCACCGAGGCACCAGTAAGATGGGCCGATTTGGAAGACGAAGCTTCGGAAGAACCGAGTGCTTTATCGGAAGACAAAGGTGCGCCGGAACTCGGAgttgaaaacctaaaaatcgaTGAGAGCAAAAAGATCAACAAGTTCCTCGACGAACCCGAGGACTCCAACATCAAAGCC GTCACAGCTGGGGAGACACCATACACTTCAGCATTTACGTTTGAGGAATTGAATCTGTCCCCTGAATTGTTAAAAGGGCTATATGTTgagatgaaatttgaaaagccTAGCAAAATCCAAGCTATTAGTTTACCGATGATTTTGACGCCTCCTCACTTGGATTTAATTGCTCAAGCTCACAATGGTTCTGGTAAAACCACTTGCTTTACTCTTGGAATGCTGTCTCGTGTTGATCCGAATCTAAAAGCTCCTCAAGCACTTTGCATTTGTCCTACTAGAGAACTGGCTATTCAG AATTTGGAAGTGCTTAGGAAGATGGGGAAGCATACTGGGATAACATCAGAATGTGCTATTCCAATGGATAGTTCCAATTATATTCCAATTAATAAACGGGCACCCGTTATCGCTCAAGTAGTTATTGGTACTCCTGGCACTATTAAGAAGTGGATGTCAGCAAAGAAATTGGGTGTGAGTAATGTGAAGATTCTTGTGTTTGATGAAGCTGATCACATGCTGGCTGAG GATGGTTTTAAAGATGACTCCTTGAGAATAATGAGGGATATTGAAAAGATGAGTTCTCACTGCCAG GTTCTTCTGTTTTCTGCCACATTTAGCGACACTGTGAAGAATTTTGTCTCAAAGATAGTCAAGAGAGATCACAATCAACTTTTTGTCAAGAAGGAAGAACTATCTTTGGAGTCTGTGAAGCAATACAAGGTGAATGTTCCAGATGAACTTTCCAAAGTTTTGGTGATTAAAGatagaattttagaatttggagAGCGCCTAGGGCAGACTATAATATTTGTACGCACAAGGAATAGCGCAAGCATGTTGCATAAAGCACTTGTTGAGTTTGGTTATGATGTTACCACAATTCAAGGTGCTCTCAATCAAGCTGAACGAGACAAGATAGTCAAAGAATTTAAAGATGGTTTGACTCAAGTGCTCATTTCAACGGACCTCCTTGCCCGGGGTTTTGACCAACAACAG GTTAATTTGGTCATCAACTATGATCTTCCTGTAAAACACGACAACCGTGTGGAGCCTGATTGTGAGGTTTACTTGCATAGAATTGGCAGAGCAGGACGTTTTGGCCGCAAGG GAGCCGTGTTCAACTTACTCTGTGGTGATATGGACCAAATGATAATATCCAAAATCGAAAATCATTTTGACAGCAAAATAGCAGAG GTTCCTGACTGGAGGAATGAGGAAGACTTTAAAGCTGCTCTCCGATCAGCCGGTTTATTATGA